One genomic region from Harpia harpyja isolate bHarHar1 chromosome 1, bHarHar1 primary haplotype, whole genome shotgun sequence encodes:
- the IGFBP1 gene encoding insulin-like growth factor-binding protein 1, whose translation MARASRMYANCLPLPSPPRRPRPAASPARPMSSPRSRCGPPAPPPPPPAPLLLLLLLLPLPPALRPAAGLALQPLRCAPCSPETLALCPPVAPACPETARQPGCGCCQTCALGPGQPCGVYTARCRLGLRCRLPAGEPRPLAALVRGQGTCLPASEAAGTRPAEPADSIEPEDLPLESTEMTQDQLLNYQLMFPIGQDRSIPWNAITTYENMKAKRISELKKWKEQGPCQKELYRALYKLAKAQQRSGGEIYKFYLPNCNKNGFYHSKQCETSLDGESAGCWCVYPKNGRRIPGSPEMKGDPECQQYLSSQE comes from the exons ATGGCCCGGGCGAGCCGAATGTATGCGAACTGCCTCCCGCTCCCcagcccgccgcgccgccctcgccccgccgcctcccccgcccgccccatGAGCAGCCCCCGCTCCCGCTGcgggccgccggccccgccgcccccgccgccggccccgctgctgctgctgctgctgctgctgccgctgccgcccgccctccggcccgccgccgggctggccctgcagcccctgcgctgcgcCCCGTGCAGCCCGGAGACGCTCGCCCTCTGCCCGCCCGTCGCGCCCGCCTGCCCGGAGACGGCCCGGCAgccgggctgcggctgctgccAGACCTGCGCCCTCGGGCCGGGCCAGCCCTGCGGCGTCTACACGGCCCGCTGCCGGCTGGGGCTCCGCTGCCGCCTGCCCGCCGGGGAGCCCCGGCCGCTGGCCGCCCTCGTCCGGGGGCAGGGGACCTGCCTGCCCGCCAGCGAGGCCGCAGGGACGCGCCCGGCCGAGCCGGCAG ATTCTATCGAACCTGAAGATTTGCCTTTGGAAAGCACTGAAATGACACAGGATCAGCTGCTGAACTATCAGTTGATGTTCCCCATAGGCCAGGACAGATCCATCCCCTGGAATGCCATCACCACATatgaaaacatgaaagcaaagagAATATCTGAACTCAAGAAATGGAAAGAGCAG GGACCTTGTCAGAAGGAGCTCTACAGAGCCCTGTATAAATTGGCGAAGGCTCAGCAGAGAAGCGGAGGGGAGATTTACAAATTCTATTTGCCCAACTGCAACAAGAATGGATTTTACCACAGCAAACAG TGTGAGACTTCACTGGATGGAGAGTCAGCTGGATGCTGGTGTGTCTATccaaaaaatggaagaaggatTCCTGGATCTCCAGAAATGAAAGGAGACCCAGAATGCCAACAGTATCTCAGCTCACAGGAATAA
- the CCDC201 gene encoding coiled-coil domain-containing protein 201 — MSEEEDSFLNVKRSLKKRMVKHSTPVNSMLSRTMPSLTDLTNQSIKDQNVSKRVYGSPMPKSNLSRSLAQVSLVSVEAYIPHTSPKRLSTVLDSQELNEEISQSSQVVFSRRRLSTVLASEESNEEPSDKVVPNTETQAPTKASEEAAVTRKSGTSWLVTGIPGIKDIPIVKARKKKTDKALVRKREREWVLRQLKNIEEATEHELTIEEA; from the exons ATGTCAGAGGAAGAAGATTCTTTTCTGAATGTTAAAAGATCTCTGAAAAAGCGAATGGTGAAACACAGCACTCCAGTGAACTCAATGCTTTCAAGAACAATGCCATCTCTTACAGATCTGACAAATCAGTCAATCAAGGACCAAAATGTCAGCAAGAGAGTTTATGGATCTCCAATGCCAAAATCAAATCTAAGTAGATCGTTAGCTCAAGTATCGCTAGTAAGTGTTGAAGCATACATCCCCCATACGTCCCCGAAGAGGCTTTCAACAGTGCTTGACTCGCAAGAATTAAACGAAGAGATAAGCCAAAGCTCTCAGGTTGTATTTTCTAGAAGGAGGCTTTCCACAGTGTTGGCCTCTGAGGAATCAAACGAAGAGCCAAGTGACAAGGTTGTGCCAAACACGGAAACTCAGGCTCCCACCAAAGCATCTGAGGAGGCTGCAGTAACTCGCAAGAGCGGAACTTCATGGCTTGTTACGGGAATACCAGGGATAAAAGATATCCCGATAGTAAaagccagaaagaagaaaactgataAAGCTCTTGTG agaaagagagaaagagaatgggTGCTTCGTCAACTTAAAAACATTGAAGAAGCAACTGAACACGAACTGACAATTGAAGAAGCTTGA